The following coding sequences lie in one Takifugu flavidus isolate HTHZ2018 chromosome 4, ASM371156v2, whole genome shotgun sequence genomic window:
- the LOC130523579 gene encoding uncharacterized protein LOC130523579 → MSVMLRNELDIDGLQEYFWTDSKVVLGYINNDAKRFQVFVENRIQRIKSITDAEQWQYVKSEDNPADHASRGLMAHQLVSSNWLTGPEFLWKQDLPAGNIKVGEIQDDDPELRKVQVLNTKAKEEKSLLDCLSKFSDWRRAVKAIACLKRYLQQRKGLKAKTNETTNIEERQEAELFIIKLVQEEAFNSEIKGIKQCKEVRPKDKTNNLHKLSPFLDEHGVLRVGGRLTRSSLHPHVKHPVILPKTSHVSSLLIKHYHQKVHHQGRGITVNELRSSGIWIIGCSSAVASHIHKCMMCRKYRRNTQDPKMADLPEDRMESTPPFTYCGLDCFGPFYMKEARKELKKYGLLFTCMCSRAVHIEMLDDLTTDAFITRCAHSLQSVGM, encoded by the coding sequence ATGAGTGTCATGCTCAGAAATGAGCTTGATATAGATGGTCTTCAAGAATATTTTTGGACAGACTCCAAGGTCGTTCTTGGATATATAAACAATGATGCCAAAAGGTTTCAAGTGTTTGTCGAAAACAGAATTCAGAGAATTAAGTCCATCACTGATGCTGAGCAATGGCAGTATGTGAAATCTGAAGATAACCCGGCAGATCACGCTTCAAGGGGCCTGATGGCACATCAGCTTGTCAGTTCAAATTGGCTCACTGGCCCAGAATTTCTATGGAAACAGGACCTACCTGCAGGAAATATCAAGGTGGGAGAAATCCAAGATGATGATCCAGAGCTACGGAAAGTTCAGGTtctaaacacaaaagcaaaggaaGAGAAGTCTTTGCTTGATTGTTTATCAAAGTTTTCTGACTGGAGAAGAGCTGTGAAAGCCATCGCCTGTCTTAAAAGATATCTACAGCAAAGAAAGGGTCTCAAAGCTAAGACTAATGAAACCACAAACATTGAAGAAAGACAGGAAGCGGAGCTTTTCATTATTAAACTGGTCCAAGAGGAAGCATTCAACTCTGAGATCAAAGGTATAAAGCAATGCAAGGAAGTAAGACCTAAGGATAAAACAAACAACTTACACAAGCTAAGTCCATTCTTGGATGAGCATGGTGTGCTCAGGGTAGGAGGACGTTTGACAAGGTCTAGTCTTCACCCACATGTCAAGCATCCTGTCATTTTGCCTAAGACAAGCCATGTATCTTCTTTACTCATCAAGCATTACCACCAAAAGGTGCATCATCAAGGAAGAGGCATAACTGTAAATGAACTAAGATCGAGTGGAATATGGATCATAGGCTGCAGTAGTGCAGTTGCCTCACACATCCACAAATGTATGATGTGCAGAAAGtacagaagaaacacacaagatCCAAAGATGGCAGATTTGCCAGAAGACAGGATGGAAAGTACTCCTCCATTTACATATTGTGGCCTAGATTGCTTTGGACCATTCTACATGAAGGAAGCAAGAAAAGAACTCAAGAAATATGGTCTCCTTTTTACATGTATGTGTTCAAGAGCCGTACATATAGAAATGTTGGATGATCTTACCACAGATGCTTTCATCACACGCTGCGCACATTCATTGCAATCCGTGGGAATGTGA